In Drosophila bipectinata strain 14024-0381.07 chromosome 2R, DbipHiC1v2, whole genome shotgun sequence, one genomic interval encodes:
- the Patronin gene encoding patronin isoform X36 produces the protein MDAETQEIRQARQRASVKWLLSKAFNNRVPDNLKEPFYRDHENQERLKPQIIVELGNATLYCQTLSNLYSDPNYQSLNHWSILQTLARKGVPVAESSDMPITETVLIQTNPLRINAHMSVIESLMVLYAKEISSGDRVMAAIRRISGSNYQAPPGQSYEQALLAWISHACAALKKRIIKEVETGLPDDNGSRLQTPDIPPVRDFQDLCDGICLALLISYYCPKVVPWTSVRINYLPAVEDSIHNILLVGNFSQKHLPYSVFHMTPEDVTYMRGSMKLNLVVLLTDLFNLFEIHPAKCVCYPGMDGQDVIARRSLGANEHGICHRRGLTVQPVTPIPDLRSDLDTPPVGSPSNRPPFQVPHSNSFGGGLNRRSTPPNEYQTVQTNNFDTNHAEAFVVHKSRGITTLASMHSQQQQQQQQLHHQQQQQQHHQQQQQYQQQQSQLQLQQEPLVPARLRQAKEKTNVDSKADERGDYAAAGRPSNWEQSRRPSFAGRRSRRNSSSEDSQLTIENFGGSQDQLNTLGRYERERDRERKLSNTSVVEPAVAIRSSIADARGTLQLGYDTDSGSEKQDRETEKYSMRRQASVDNVPTVSSHNLSNAGSPLPTARHKQHSIDKDYNNSSMMADGGYNDARSTSGYDPESTPVRKSSTSSMPASPAAWQLDVGDDDMRSLENASKLSTIRMKLEEKRRRIEQDKRKIEMALLRHQEKEDLESCPDVMKWETMSNESKRTPDMDPVDLDKYQQSIAIMNMNLQDIQQDIHRLATQQSQMQAQHLQAQQLMQAQQIANMLNQQQTYGSQQHLADHHYQQPRPMQQSFGSSPHLPQAYNYSSRPPSRDPYQQHQQQQQPMAMPQPMQFVNEHGQYMSPPQPAHYMSPQQHQQQPQSIYSDNGAAYNHSPYGGAPPPQYRSSVVYDDYGQPTNHFYLHESSPQPPHPQQQQHPQRRTWAHSAAAAAYEQQQHQQMQQPLVDVNAWQTQQQPKQKQTWMNRPPSSAGAPSPGSFVLHQNGAGNGGGGELQHLFQVQASPQHRGANGVQRQQSLTNLRDNRSPKAPQPMGGMPMDLPMQPEDMMAPQSICFIGDEEDVDELERNIIESMQSTRISDFVHQQQQQHHQQQKLQQQQQRLQGHSGRGSSSEDYDSGEMISNKLNITSGNLTYRIPSPSRPSIQANSFQDPRAAAPAPGSAPGDDQPPEKGFYISFDDDQPKRPKPPLRAKRSPKKEAPPGSRDSVDQAIKRESLSQLHNNNNIGIGGDDSHNKTVTRHSVHGLNNSNSVKSPGNATYNKYTDEPPIQLRQLAVTGAVSPTGHERRHLEDVTNQSPHQQPPMSPTRLQHNNQAAEAARNKALVIGVDATNLDPDSVDEMERRKEKIMLLSLQRRQQQEEAKARKEIEASQKREKEREKEEERARKKEEQMARRAAILEQHRLKKAIEEAEREGKTLDRPDMHVKLQPQSSTSTTPRLRQQRTTRPRPKTIHVDDASVDISEASSISSRGKKGSSSNLTGYGQLSSNSMKRDYYRGSQDSLTVKESPDDYPSTSSTPIGRRGSYKTSRASRRRTGPHSVAYLRRKGQHA, from the exons ATGGATGCCGAAACACAGGAAATACGACAG GCTCGTCAACGTGCTTCCGTCAAGTGGCTGCTCTCGAAGGCCTTCAACAATCGCGTGCCGGACAACCTGAAGGAGCCCTTCTATCGCGACCATGAGAATCAGGAGCGCCTCAAGCCGCAGATCATCGTGGAGCTGGGCAACGCCACGCTCTACTGCCAGACGCTCTCCAATCTGTACTCAGATCCCAACTACCAAAGCCTGAACCACTGGTCAATATTACAGACGCTAGCGCGCAAGGGAGTTCCGGTGGCCGAATCCTCGGACATGCCCATTACCGAAACGGTATTAATTCAAACGAATCCGCTGCGAATT AACGCCCACATGTCTGTGATAGAATCGCTGATGGTTTTGTATGCGAAGGAGATATCATCGGGTGACCGTGTTATGGCGGCCATACGAAG AATATCTGGCAGCAATTACCAGGCGCCTCCTGGCCAGTCCTATGAGCAAGCTCTGCTGGCGTGGATATCGCATGCGTGCGCCGCTTTGAAGAAACGAATCATCAAGGAGGTGGAGACAggcctgccagatgataat GGCTCTCGTTTGCAGACGCCGGATATACCGCCTGTAAGAGACTTCCAGGACCTGTGCGACGGCATCTGCCTGGCGCTGCTCATCTCATACTATTGCCCCAAGGTGGTGCCCTGGACGAGTGTGCGGATCAACTATCTGCCCGCCGTCGAGGACTCCATTCACAATATACTGCTGGTGGGCAATTTCTCCCAGAAGCATCTGCCATACAGCGTGTTCCACATGACGCCCGAGGACGTGACCTACATGCGCGG ATCGATGAAACTGAACCTGGTCGTACTGCTCACGGATCTGTTCAATCTCTTCGAGATACACCCGGCCAAGTGTGTCTGCTATCCGGGAATGGATGGCCAGG ATGTCATCGCCCGGCGCAGTTTGGGCGCCAACGAGCACGGGATCTGCCACCGGCGGGGCCTCACTGTACAGCCCGTCACCCCTATACCCGATCTGCGGAGCGATCTCGACACGCCGCCCGTTGGCTCGCCCTCGAATCGGCCACCGTTCCAAG TTCCGCACTCGAATTCATTCGGCGGAGGCTTAAATCGAAGATCAACCCCGCCCAACGAATACCAGACGGTCCAGACCAATAATTTCGACACTAATCATGCCGAAG CGTTCGTCGTTCACAAGTCGCGTGGCATCACCACACTTGCATCCATGCActcgcaacagcaacagcagcagcaacagctccaccaccagcagcagcagcaacagcaccaccagcaacaacagcaataccagcaacaacaatcacagcttcagcttcagcaGGAGCCCTTGGTTCCAGCTCGCTTGCGCCAGGCTAAAGAAAAGACCAATGTCGATTCAAAGGCGGATGAAAGAG GCGACTATGCCGCCGCGGGTCGACCAAGTAACTGGGAACAGAGCCGGCGGCCGAGCTTTGCAG GTCGTCGCTCGCGCAGGAACTCCTCCAGCGAAGACTCCCAGCTGACCATTGAGAACTTTGGCGGCTCCCAGGACCAGTTAAACACGCTGGGGCGATACGAACGTGAACGGGACAGGGAGCGCAAGTTGTCCAACACCAGCGTAG TTGAACCCGCTGTGGCCATACGCTCCTCGATTGCCGATGCCCGTGGAACGCTGCAGTTGGGCTATGACACGGATTCGGGTTCTGAGAAGCAGGACCGCGAAACGGAAAAGTATTCGATGCGTCGACAAGCAAG TGTCGACAATGTGCCAACGGTGTCGTCGCACAACCTCTCGAACGCTGGCAGCCCGCTGCCGACGGCCCGGCACAAGCAACATTCCATCGACAAGGactacaacaacagcagcatgATGGCGGACGGTGGATACAACGATGCTCGCTCCACCAGTGGCTACGATCCGGAAAGCACGCCCGTTCGGAAGTCATCGACGAGCAGCATGCCGGCCAGTCCAGCCGCCTGGCAGCTGGATGTCGGCGATGATGACATGCGCTCGCTGGAGAACGCCAGCAAGCTGTCCACCATTCGTATGAAACTGGAGGAGAAGCGGCGTCGCATCGAGCAGGACAAGCGCAAGATAGAGATGGCTCTGCTGAGGCACCAGGAGAAG GAGGATCTCGAGTCGTGCCCGGATGTAATGAAGTGGGAGACCATGAGCAACGAGTCTAAGCGCACGCCCGACATGGACCCCGTGGACTTGGACAAGTACCAG CAAAGCATCGCCATTATGAACATGAACCTTCAGGATATCCAGCAGGATATCCACCGCCTGGCCACGCAGCAGAGCCAAATGCAGGCCCAGCACCTGCAGGCCCAGCAGCTGATGCAGGCCCAGCAAATAGCCAACATGCTGAACCAG CAGCAGACCTACGGGTCGCAGCAGCACCTGGCCGATCACCACTACCAGCAGCCGAGGCCCATGCAGCAAAGCTTTGGCTCATCGCCGCATCTTCCGCAGGCTTACAACTACAGCTCCCGTCCGCCCAGCCGCGATCCCtaccagcagcaccagcagcagcagcagcccatGGCCATGCCCCAGCCGATGCAGTTCGTCAACGAGCACGGCCAGTACATGTCGCCGCCGCAGCCCGCTCACTACATGTCACcccagcagcatcagcagcagccgcagagCATCTACAGCGACAATGGAGCTGCCTACAACCACTCGCCCTACGGCGGAGCCCCACCGCCGCAGTACAGGAGCAGCGTGGTGTACGATGACTACGGCCAGCCCACCAATCACTTTTACTTGCACGAGTCCTCGCCGCAGCCACCCCatccccagcagcagcagcatccgcAGCGACGGACCTGGGCCCACtcagcggcagcagcggcctacgagcagcagcagcaccagcagatGCAACAGCCGCTGGTGGACGTGAATGCCTGGCAGACGCAGCAGCAGCCGAAGCAGAAGCAGACCTGGATGAACCGGCCGCCGTCGAGTGCGGGCGCCCCCAGTCCCGGAAGCTTTGTGCTCCACCAGAACGGAGCTGGAAATGGTGGTGGCGGAGAGCTGCAGCACCTGTTCCAGGTGCAGGCCTCGCCCCAGCATAGGGGAGCCAACGGAGTACAGCGCCAGCAGTCGCTGACCAATCTGCGCGACAACCGATCGCCCAAGGCGCCCCAGCCCATGGGCGGCATGCCTATGGACTTGCCGATGCAGCCGGAGGACATGATGGCGCCGCAGAGCATTTGCTTCATCGGTGACGAGGAGGATGTGGACGAGCTGGAGCGCAACATCATTGAGTCTATGCAGTCGACGCGCATCTCCGACTTtgtccaccagcagcagcagcaacaccaccagcagcagaagctccagcaacagcagcagcgatTGCAGGGACACAGCGGCAGGGGCAGCAGCTCGGAGGACTACGACAGCGGGGAGATGATCTCTAACAAGCTGAACATCACCAGTGGCAACCTCACCTACCGCATTCCCTCGCCCTCCCGACCTTCCATCCAGGCCAACAGCTTTCAGGACCCGAGAGCAGCGGCACCGGCGCCCGGATCCGCGCCCGGCGATGATCAGCCACCGGAAAAGGGCTTCTACATCTCGTTCGACGATGATCAGCCGAAGAGGCCAAAGCCACCGCTCCGGGCCAAGCGATCGCCCAAAAAGGAGGCTCCGCCGGGCAGTCGGGACAGCGTGGATCAGGCGATAAAGCGGGAATCCCTCAGTCAActgcacaacaacaacaatattgGGATCGGAGGAGACGACAGCCACAACAAGACGGTCACCAGACACAGCGTGCATGGTCTGAACAACTCCAACAGTGTCAAATCGCCCGGAAATGCCACCTACAACAAATACACCGACGAGCCGCCCATCCAGCTGCGGCAGCTCGCCGTCACTGGGGCCGTTTCGCCAACTGGCCACGAGCGCCGTCATCTGGAAGATGTAACCAACCAGTCGCCGCACCAGCAGCCGCCGATGTCGCCCACGCGGCTCCAGCACAACAATCAGGCGGCCGAGGCGGCCAGGAACAAGGCGTTGGTGATAGGAGTGGACGCCACCAATCTTGATCCA GACTCTGTGGACGAGATGGAGAGGCGCAAGGAAAAGATCATGCTTCTTTCCTTACAACGTCGCCAACAGCAGGAGGAGGCCAAGGCGCGCAAGGAGATCGAGGCATCCCAGAAGCGGGAAAAGGAGCgcgagaaggaggaggagcgtGCTCGCAAAAAGGAGGAGCAGATGGCGCGACGAGCGGCCATTCTGGAGCAGCACAGACTTAAGAAAGCCATCGAAGAGGCTGAACGAGAG GGTAAAACCCTGGATCGGCCCGATATGCATGTGAAACTGCAACCCCAGTCATCCACCTCAACGACTCCACGGCTGCGACAGCAGCGCACCACGCGTCCCAGGCCGAAGACGATCCACGTGGATGATGCCAGTGTGGACATCAGTGAGGCTTCGAGCATCTCTAGTCGGGGCAAGAAAGGCTCCAGCTCGAATCTAACCG GCTACGGTCAGCTAAGCTCAAATTCAATGAAACGAGACTACTACAGGGGCTCGCAAGACTCCCTTACCGTAAAag AGTCACCCGATGATTATCCCAGTACAAGTTCAACTCCGATTGGACGACGGGGATCGTACAAAACTTCCAGAG CCAGCCGGCGTCGAACGGGGCCGCACTCTGTCGCGTATCTCCGTCGCAAAGGGCAGCACGCTTAA